One part of the Aquila chrysaetos chrysaetos chromosome 26, bAquChr1.4, whole genome shotgun sequence genome encodes these proteins:
- the ARHGDIB gene encoding rho GDP-dissociation inhibitor 2, whose protein sequence is MTEKTQEPHVEEDDDELDGKLNYKPPPQKTLQELQELDKDDESLAKYKKSLLGDGPVVVDPTAPNVVVTRLTLVCDSAPGPITMDLTGDLEALKKETFVLKEGVEYRVKIHFRVNRDIVSGLKYVQHTYRTGVKVDKATFMVGSYGPRPEEYEFLTPIEEAPKGMLARGTYHNKSFFTDDDKHDHLTWEWNLSIKKEWTE, encoded by the exons ATGACTGAGAAGACCCAAGAGCCTCATGtggaggaagatgatgatgagCTGGATGGGAAACTCAACTACAAACCTCCTCCCCAGAAAACACTGCAGGAGCTGCAAGAGTTGGACAAGGACGATGAAAGCCTCGCTAAGTACAAGAAGTCCCTGCTGGGAGATGGACCTGTGGTAGTAG ACCCAACAGCTCCCAATGTGGTGGTCACCCGACTGACCCTGGTATGTGACTCTGCTCCGGGACCGATCACTATGGACCTTACAG GTGACCTTGAAGCACTCAAGAAAGAGACCTTCGTATTAAAGGAAGGAGTGGAATACAGAGTTAAGATCCACTTCAGA GTAAACAGGGACATTGTGTCGGGACTGAAATATGTGCAGCACACTTACCGGACGGGGGTGAAGG TGGACAAAGCCACGTTCATGGTTGGCAGCTACGGGCCACGGCCAGAGGAGTACGAGTTCCTGACGCCTATTGAGGAGGCTCCTAAGGGCATGCTGGCTCGAGGCACCTATCACAACAAGTCCTTCTTCACGGATGACGACAAGCACGACCACCTCACCTGGGAGTGGAACCTGTCCATCAAGAAGGAATGGACGGAATGA
- the PDE6H gene encoding retinal cone rhodopsin-sensitive cGMP 3',5'-cyclic phosphodiesterase subunit gamma encodes MSENPPTNLSTGDAQAGPTTPRKGPPKFKQRQTRQFKSKPPKKGVKGFGDDIPGMEGLGTDITVICPWEAFSHLELHELAQFGII; translated from the exons ATGAGTGAGAACCCACCCACCAACCTCAGCACTGGAGATGCTCAAGCTGGTCCCACCACACCACGCAAGGGGCCTCCCAAGTTCAAGCAAAGACAGACAAGGCAGTTCAAGAGCAAGCCCCCTAAAAAAGGAGTAAAAGG GTTTGGAGATGACATCCCAGGCATGGAGGGACTGGGCACAG aTATCACAGTGATTTGCCCATGGGAAGCTTTCAGCCATCTGGAACTGCACGAGCTGGCCCAATTTGGGATCATCTAA